The Elusimicrobiota bacterium genome has a segment encoding these proteins:
- a CDS encoding O-antigen ligase family protein gives MKSGRNFWKNMIENLLVYANYMFAILMPFSHIWGYLSVSFGIIFLWNFYKRIEKEKLFYILIIFIVYGLIINLFSGQPNVGYMTLIGYFSHWLLPFVLGYGILKAGYFRNIIWGYFTVFGVIVGISIMAYFGLFSPQFLKGFYSEGLVYDGLLRGLRSHIALAALCLFASFFFLAQGLIRKDISVKTRIFFFSLFLFFNFAILLTGSRGYYIAAFISYFSFSVFWTLKTKNWKIFLLSFFSLSLIAICSYLFVPVVKERIYKTTSSDLNIQERISLYKVALQEITSRPFLGYGPGQGIKQQKYFDMLPDNLKKVGRHPHLHSFYLNFTADFGLVGLLIFAAIAYFIFTGLIKTFRSTDLFLAAIAIGVFWGFIGIFIGDSFDTLLGGPGVAMELFWFLGLIFSQSRNSLCKSAEQQ, from the coding sequence ATGAAGTCTGGCAGAAATTTCTGGAAAAATATGATTGAAAATCTTTTAGTGTATGCTAACTATATGTTTGCTATTTTGATGCCGTTTAGTCATATATGGGGATATCTTTCAGTTTCATTTGGAATAATATTTTTATGGAATTTTTATAAAAGAATAGAAAAGGAAAAATTATTCTATATTTTGATCATTTTCATAGTTTACGGGCTCATTATTAATTTGTTTTCAGGACAGCCAAATGTCGGCTATATGACTTTAATTGGGTATTTCAGCCACTGGCTTTTACCATTTGTTTTGGGATACGGAATATTAAAAGCCGGATATTTTAGAAATATAATTTGGGGTTATTTTACGGTTTTTGGGGTAATTGTTGGTATTTCTATTATGGCTTATTTTGGACTTTTTTCGCCTCAATTCCTTAAGGGATTTTATTCGGAAGGCCTGGTATACGATGGGCTGCTCAGAGGACTTCGCAGTCATATAGCGTTAGCTGCCCTTTGCCTTTTTGCTTCATTTTTTTTCCTAGCACAGGGATTAATTAGAAAGGACATTTCCGTTAAAACAAGAATATTCTTTTTTTCATTATTTTTGTTCTTTAACTTTGCAATTTTACTTACAGGATCAAGAGGATATTATATTGCGGCATTTATTTCTTATTTCTCTTTCTCTGTATTTTGGACATTAAAAACAAAAAATTGGAAAATATTTTTACTAAGCTTTTTTTCATTGTCACTTATTGCTATTTGTTCGTACCTGTTTGTTCCTGTGGTTAAGGAAAGAATTTATAAAACCACTTCGAGCGATTTAAATATACAAGAAAGAATTTCTCTTTACAAAGTTGCATTACAAGAAATAACTTCAAGGCCTTTTTTGGGATACGGTCCGGGGCAGGGCATTAAACAGCAGAAATATTTTGATATGTTGCCTGATAATTTGAAGAAAGTTGGGCGCCATCCTCATCTTCATTCATTTTATTTAAATTTTACTGCCGATTTCGGTTTAGTGGGATTGCTTATTTTCGCAGCTATCGCATATTTTATTTTTACTGGCCTCATTAAAACATTTCGTTCAACGGATTTGTTTCTAGCGGCGATAGCAATAGGAGTATTTTGGGGATTTATAGGGATATTTATAGGCGATTCTTTTGATACTCTTTTAGGCGGACCGGGGGTGGCTATGGAGCTTTTTTGGTTTCTTGGCCTTATTTTTTCACAATCGAGGAATAGTTTATGCAAATCAGCGGAGCAACAATAA
- a CDS encoding glycosyltransferase family 9 protein, producing the protein MDKIIFFHMNQLGDMMFSLPVLEAARREWPDTKLASYIRKDLMPILEATGFVNQLIEKEEKGFFEKVGVISQLRKEKYSKAVLFSESPISLLLSFLSDIPERIGFKTASLKMLLTSKAEKFGVPSLSNNLKLGIKVGLKEIKENYVNLIKIPKNIIDKVEIWIQENKIEKSRLVIISPGTSKRRKEKSWQKEKWTKLINLLVDRKYCPVLIGSPSEKDQLSKLIEKNDEKVGLFTDFGILSLAGIISKAKLFIGVDSGPMHLAASLRIPVIALFGSTDPNQVGPQPLESHTVVKQSNMSEIEVDEVWQKFLEKYD; encoded by the coding sequence ATGGATAAAATAATATTTTTTCATATGAATCAATTGGGAGATATGATGTTTAGCCTGCCGGTTCTTGAAGCCGCAAGAAGAGAGTGGCCGGATACTAAATTAGCAAGCTATATAAGAAAAGATCTCATGCCTATTTTAGAGGCAACCGGATTTGTTAATCAGTTGATAGAAAAAGAAGAGAAAGGTTTTTTTGAAAAAGTTGGAGTTATATCACAACTAAGAAAGGAAAAATATTCTAAGGCAGTCCTTTTTTCTGAATCTCCAATATCTCTTTTATTGAGTTTTCTTTCTGATATCCCAGAAAGGATTGGTTTCAAAACTGCTTCCTTAAAAATGTTGTTAACAAGCAAAGCTGAGAAATTCGGAGTACCTTCTTTATCTAATAATTTGAAATTGGGGATTAAAGTCGGATTAAAAGAAATAAAAGAAAACTATGTCAATCTGATAAAGATCCCCAAAAATATTATTGATAAAGTTGAAATATGGATTCAAGAAAATAAAATTGAAAAATCAAGACTTGTAATTATTTCGCCAGGAACCAGTAAAAGAAGAAAAGAAAAGTCTTGGCAGAAAGAAAAGTGGACTAAGCTGATAAATTTATTAGTTGATAGAAAATATTGTCCTGTTTTAATAGGGTCTCCGAGTGAAAAAGATCAGCTTAGTAAATTAATAGAAAAAAACGATGAAAAAGTAGGATTATTTACTGATTTTGGAATATTGTCTTTAGCAGGAATTATTTCAAAGGCTAAATTATTTATTGGCGTGGATTCAGGGCCAATGCATCTTGCGGCATCTCTCCGTATTCCTGTTATAGCCTTGTTCGGATCTACTGACCCAAATCAAGTAGGACCTCAACCTTTAGAAAGCCACACTGTAGTAAAACAAAGCAATATGTCCGAAATAGAAGTTGATGAAGTCTGGCAGAAATTTCTGGAAAAATATGATTGA
- the waaF gene encoding lipopolysaccharide heptosyltransferase II, translated as MKILIIKTSSMGDIIHSNPTLTALRKLYPSAKIFWLIFDIWSDILDLFPQVDEKIVWNRKSGFKLKELIRIIRKVRQEKFDLIIDLQGLLKTALIPFFSGAKKKLGVPGMKELSWLFYKEVFPEKRSMNSVFRSLEVVRFLSSRNFEPKFNILINDNIKQKASDILKEEGINDSDQLIGIAPLTRGKAKQWPIKYFEQLIRMINSNYPNYKVIILGDKKAPLDFSNNNNVVDLSQKTDLKTLAAILSKCCIVVGPDTGPVHLASALGIPVVAIFGGSDVKETSPIAKNASILSHDFQCSPCRKRPLCKNIDCLIDIKPEEVLKAVEKWIK; from the coding sequence ATGAAAATATTGATTATTAAAACAAGTTCAATGGGAGATATAATTCATTCAAATCCTACGCTTACTGCGTTAAGGAAGCTATATCCAAGCGCTAAGATTTTTTGGCTAATTTTTGATATTTGGTCTGATATATTAGATCTTTTCCCTCAAGTTGATGAAAAAATAGTATGGAATAGAAAAAGCGGATTTAAACTGAAAGAACTTATAAGAATAATTAGAAAAGTCAGACAAGAAAAATTTGACCTTATCATTGATTTACAGGGGCTCTTAAAGACTGCCCTTATTCCATTTTTTTCCGGAGCTAAAAAAAAGTTGGGCGTTCCAGGAATGAAAGAACTTAGCTGGCTATTTTATAAAGAAGTATTTCCTGAGAAGAGATCTATGAATTCAGTTTTTCGATCACTGGAAGTTGTTCGTTTTTTATCTTCAAGAAATTTTGAACCAAAATTTAATATTTTAATAAATGACAATATTAAACAAAAGGCCAGTGACATATTAAAAGAAGAAGGAATTAATGACTCTGATCAACTTATAGGAATTGCTCCTTTAACTCGAGGTAAGGCAAAGCAATGGCCTATTAAATATTTTGAACAACTAATCAGAATGATAAATTCAAATTATCCGAATTATAAAGTTATTATTTTAGGAGATAAAAAAGCACCTTTAGATTTTTCAAATAATAATAATGTTGTAGATTTATCTCAAAAAACCGATCTCAAAACTTTAGCGGCAATTTTATCAAAGTGTTGCATAGTTGTTGGACCAGATACGGGGCCAGTACATCTTGCGTCTGCTTTAGGGATTCCTGTTGTTGCCATATTTGGCGGTTCAGACGTTAAAGAAACTTCTCCGATAGCAAAAAATGCTTCTATTTTAAGCCATGATTTTCAATGTTCTCCATGCAGAAAAAGACCTCTATGCAAAAATATTGACTGTCTTATAGATATTAAACCCGAAGAAGTTTTGAAAGCCGTAGAAAAATGGATAAAATAA
- the waaF gene encoding lipopolysaccharide heptosyltransferase II, translating into MTKLLSFIGYILISFIGRTLRIREVNSQEGWKRPPHSGFAFAFWHGEQLIPFFYHRKQKVTVMSSFSKDGEIQKGILRRFGYMPVRGSSTKRAERSLVEMIINVKKGHSAAFAVDGGKGPYKKVKSGIIFLAQKTGLPIIPVSSAAKRRVIFEKAWDKYERPKLFSQAVIAYGNPILVKKNDNIDEKTLLIEDELNKLSEFTHKYYWLNNLAEYLKKHPKPKILIIQPSRIGDIVFSLPTVAAIRKEYPHAWIGYFVDERCAPLLEGNSDIDEVIVWKKKDISLGYFIKMYQYFRSKNIDLSIDLHGLSRSAIMVLFAGAKFRIASSSTNGMRELSWFFSKEIKSTNNDAHSIERNLEVAKYLKCKSKGLEFSIFIPEEVKNKIQNIFAVNKITSEKPIIAIHPGGGWISRRWFPERYSELINRLINELNAQVIMVGGKEGGAGEKGLNEEIISNVKGKVLDLTDQLNLKELAALLSKVNIFVANEAGPMHIANALNMPSIAILGPTNAKRTGPFGNKTIVIQHKVECQPCRKRNCKNKKCMELISIEEVFQAIKQQLNKVRAEN; encoded by the coding sequence ATGACAAAATTGTTATCCTTTATCGGTTATATTTTAATAAGTTTTATTGGAAGAACTCTGCGTATAAGAGAAGTGAACAGCCAAGAAGGGTGGAAAAGACCACCTCATTCAGGATTTGCTTTTGCATTTTGGCACGGAGAACAGCTAATTCCTTTCTTCTACCATAGAAAACAAAAAGTCACTGTCATGTCATCTTTTTCAAAAGACGGAGAAATTCAGAAAGGAATTCTAAGACGGTTTGGTTATATGCCTGTCCGGGGCTCATCTACTAAACGCGCTGAGAGATCTTTAGTGGAAATGATAATTAATGTAAAAAAAGGTCATTCAGCTGCGTTTGCAGTTGATGGAGGAAAAGGTCCTTATAAAAAAGTTAAATCTGGCATAATATTTCTTGCACAAAAAACGGGATTGCCAATTATTCCGGTAAGTTCTGCTGCAAAAAGAAGAGTTATATTTGAAAAAGCCTGGGATAAATATGAACGGCCTAAACTTTTTTCTCAAGCAGTAATAGCATACGGAAATCCAATTTTAGTCAAAAAAAATGATAATATTGATGAAAAAACACTATTGATTGAAGATGAGCTTAATAAATTATCAGAATTTACTCACAAATATTACTGGTTAAATAATTTAGCGGAATATCTTAAAAAGCACCCAAAACCAAAAATTTTGATTATCCAACCTTCAAGAATAGGAGATATTGTTTTTTCTTTGCCTACGGTTGCTGCCATAAGAAAAGAATATCCTCATGCTTGGATAGGTTATTTTGTTGACGAGCGATGCGCACCTTTATTGGAAGGAAACAGTGATATAGATGAAGTAATAGTATGGAAAAAGAAAGATATATCTTTAGGTTATTTTATTAAAATGTATCAATATTTTCGTTCTAAAAACATTGATTTAAGTATAGATCTTCACGGCCTTTCTAGGTCGGCCATAATGGTTTTATTTGCTGGTGCTAAATTTAGAATTGCTTCAAGCTCAACTAATGGGATGAGGGAATTATCTTGGTTTTTTTCTAAAGAAATAAAATCTACAAATAATGATGCTCATAGTATCGAACGAAATCTTGAAGTGGCCAAATATCTTAAATGTAAATCAAAGGGTTTGGAGTTTAGTATATTTATTCCTGAAGAAGTAAAAAATAAAATTCAAAATATTTTTGCCGTAAATAAAATAACAAGTGAAAAACCTATTATAGCTATCCATCCCGGTGGCGGCTGGATTTCAAGAAGATGGTTCCCTGAAAGATATTCCGAGCTTATTAATAGATTAATTAATGAATTAAATGCTCAGGTTATTATGGTTGGAGGAAAAGAGGGCGGCGCAGGTGAAAAAGGATTAAATGAAGAGATTATTTCAAATGTCAAGGGCAAGGTTTTAGATTTAACTGACCAACTAAATTTGAAGGAGCTGGCAGCTCTTTTAAGCAAAGTAAATATTTTTGTGGCAAATGAAGCTGGCCCTATGCATATAGCTAATGCTTTAAATATGCCTTCAATTGCAATACTTGGACCAACAAATGCAAAAAGAACAGGCCCTTTTGGAAATAAAACAATAGTAATTCAGCATAAAGTAGAATGTCAGCCTTGTAGAAAACGAAACTGTAAAAATAAAAAGTGTATGGAATTAATCTCTATAGAAGAAGTCTTTCAAGCAATAAAGCAGCAACTTAATAAAGTCCGCGCAGAGAATTAA
- the secF gene encoding protein translocase subunit SecF, producing the protein MQFKFLHNTNIDFIGKRHLFFIISAILVLIGAASLIIKGPNYGIDFSGGILMQVGFEQQLNMADVRSALDSAGIKSVELQSSRDKTGKTSVIIRVKKSDVNEDEFAKKVTESFSAKFAKNPFDVERTEYVGPAVGKHLSKQAFYALIFAFLGIIVYVGIRFHAGIWGMAGVIGIMHDVFVIFGLFSLFGKEITLTVIAALLTIAGYSINDTIVVFDRIRENLKYLAKENLKSIMNKSINQTLSRTIITSLTVFIVVVVLFFVGGEVLHDFAFAMILGVVIGTYSSIYVCSALVYEWEEGKKKRLQYAMSSMKGYKKA; encoded by the coding sequence GTGCAATTTAAGTTTCTACATAACACAAATATTGATTTTATCGGTAAGAGGCATCTGTTTTTTATTATTTCCGCGATTTTAGTTCTTATAGGGGCAGCGTCTCTAATAATTAAAGGGCCGAATTACGGTATTGATTTTTCCGGCGGTATCCTTATGCAGGTGGGATTTGAACAGCAGTTAAATATGGCTGATGTCAGGTCAGCGCTTGATTCTGCAGGAATAAAAAGCGTTGAATTGCAGAGTTCACGTGATAAAACAGGAAAAACTTCAGTTATTATCCGTGTAAAAAAATCTGATGTTAATGAAGATGAATTTGCAAAGAAGGTAACCGAATCTTTTTCTGCGAAGTTTGCCAAAAATCCGTTTGATGTTGAACGGACGGAATATGTAGGACCTGCGGTTGGAAAACATTTAAGCAAACAAGCTTTCTATGCGTTGATATTTGCTTTTCTTGGTATTATTGTTTATGTCGGTATTCGTTTTCATGCCGGTATATGGGGAATGGCAGGAGTTATCGGTATTATGCATGATGTTTTCGTGATTTTCGGATTATTTTCTCTTTTTGGCAAGGAAATAACTCTTACAGTTATTGCCGCACTTTTAACCATAGCAGGTTATTCTATAAACGATACCATTGTAGTTTTTGACCGTATTCGGGAAAACCTGAAATATCTTGCAAAAGAAAACCTTAAGTCAATAATGAACAAAAGCATCAATCAAACACTTTCGAGAACCATAATAACTTCGTTAACCGTTTTTATTGTAGTGGTAGTCCTTTTTTTCGTAGGGGGCGAGGTTTTGCACGATTTTGCTTTTGCGATGATTTTGGGAGTAGTAATAGGGACCTATTCGTCTATTTATGTGTGTTCGGCTCTTGTTTATGAATGGGAAGAAGGAAAAAAGAAAAGACTGCAGTATGCCATGAGTTCCATGAAAGGGTATAAAAAGGCCTGA
- the secD gene encoding protein translocase subunit SecD, producing the protein MSKTKLKALVAVLVLVLAGYFIYPTFEWYRMSPSERSQLEKEKDKMVGKVLNLGLDLRGGTHLLLELDASKLDEGANIKDAVDRAIEIIRNRIDQFGVSEPLIARQGERWIVVQLPGIKDPARAKELIGKTAMLEFRLVDEGRTIGDIQEKLRAKNATMDEIQKYPEIIKMIPKGFSIFQGKEQQYYLLKSTPEITGAYLVNAKVQLGGEFGYPHVSLEFNKEGGRIFSDVTERNIERNLAIVLDGIVQSAPVIRSRIPDGKAVIEGNFTAEEARLLATVLRAGALPAPVHVIEERTVGPTLGDDSIRTGVTSAVIGTLLVLFFMIIYYRFEGLVADLALIVNLFVLIGVMAYFHFTLTLPGIAGIVLTLAMAVDANVLILERIREELAVGKTAHLAVDAGYQRAFSTILDSNLTTLIAAVFLFQFGTGPIKGFAVTLTIGLVISMFTAITLTKMTYDFLFEQGFIHKIKF; encoded by the coding sequence ATGTCTAAGACGAAACTTAAAGCGCTTGTTGCCGTACTTGTGCTTGTGCTTGCGGGATATTTTATTTATCCGACTTTTGAATGGTATCGAATGAGCCCGTCCGAGCGAAGCCAGCTTGAGAAAGAGAAAGATAAGATGGTCGGGAAAGTTCTAAACTTAGGTCTTGATCTTCGCGGCGGAACTCATCTTTTGCTTGAGCTTGACGCTTCCAAACTTGACGAAGGAGCAAATATTAAGGATGCGGTTGATCGCGCAATAGAAATTATCCGTAACAGAATTGACCAGTTCGGCGTATCCGAGCCTTTAATAGCAAGACAAGGTGAACGCTGGATAGTGGTTCAACTGCCGGGCATCAAAGATCCCGCCAGAGCCAAAGAGCTTATAGGCAAAACCGCCATGCTTGAGTTTCGTCTTGTGGATGAGGGAAGAACAATCGGCGACATACAAGAAAAACTTCGCGCAAAAAATGCGACTATGGATGAAATCCAGAAATACCCCGAAATTATTAAAATGATTCCTAAAGGTTTTTCAATTTTTCAAGGAAAAGAACAGCAATATTATCTTTTAAAATCAACTCCGGAAATAACGGGCGCTTATCTTGTAAACGCTAAAGTTCAGTTGGGAGGGGAGTTTGGATATCCTCACGTTTCGCTTGAATTTAATAAGGAAGGCGGAAGAATATTTTCTGATGTAACCGAAAGAAACATTGAAAGAAACCTGGCGATAGTATTGGACGGCATAGTTCAGTCTGCTCCGGTTATTAGGTCGCGTATCCCTGATGGGAAAGCAGTTATTGAAGGAAACTTTACTGCCGAAGAAGCAAGGCTTCTTGCAACAGTGCTTAGAGCAGGTGCGCTTCCTGCCCCTGTACATGTAATTGAAGAAAGAACCGTTGGCCCGACTCTTGGAGACGATTCTATTAGAACGGGTGTAACATCGGCGGTAATAGGAACCCTTTTGGTGCTATTTTTTATGATTATATATTACCGGTTTGAAGGATTGGTTGCCGATCTGGCTCTCATAGTAAACCTTTTTGTGCTTATTGGGGTTATGGCTTATTTTCATTTTACGCTTACCTTACCGGGTATAGCAGGTATAGTTTTGACATTGGCGATGGCTGTAGATGCTAATGTTTTAATTTTAGAGCGTATTCGCGAAGAACTTGCGGTAGGAAAAACCGCGCATCTTGCAGTTGATGCCGGCTACCAAAGGGCGTTTTCAACAATATTGGATTCAAATTTGACTACGCTTATCGCTGCCGTGTTTCTTTTTCAGTTCGGAACAGGGCCAATAAAAGGATTTGCTGTAACTCTTACGATCGGTTTAGTTATAAGCATGTTCACCGCTATTACACTTACAAAAATGACATATGATTTTCTTTTTGAACAAGGATTTATACATAAAATTAAGTTTTAA
- a CDS encoding glycosyltransferase family 39 protein, whose protein sequence is MTIPDIQKLLTEKKFLFVFAIIVSFIVIFHRLGEMPLAGDDCYYSGVAREMARTGDYLTPRNAFGPDFHTSKPPVLYWLNAFSGKIFGFNAFAMKLPSAILCFLCVLAVLFFADRYFNYYTAFFSALILTFTQQYLYHARSAVTDGPFAVFFSLTLIFFWMARSEKKNIYFYLMGFCAGLAVMTRQIPGLFVFAVIILAILLLKEFKILLNPHFYFGLMLAVAVIAPWHIIMYLKYKKAFLDQYLSVALMTGIKGYPATYSGNPSLNPWYAYFEILVSNYWPWLPFLIIGIYKWIKSFSSIDIESRKKIIFVLLWAFVPFLMFQAAKVKQYHYIVPLYVPFALISAAAFEGFKFNIKIKSAFWLIIITTLLSVSYLFYPIIPKTLDSREYLKNMQFLEEAKRIDGDIIALNKWFSYYNNFLWFYADKRLVKNTPEEIVDKIKSQNKYNFVMSKEMFKKMHPLFLNKPLNIIKETEETVLFSVN, encoded by the coding sequence ATGACTATTCCTGACATTCAGAAACTTTTAACAGAAAAAAAGTTTCTTTTTGTTTTTGCAATAATAGTTTCTTTTATTGTTATTTTCCACCGTCTCGGTGAAATGCCCTTGGCCGGAGATGACTGCTATTATTCAGGCGTTGCCAGGGAAATGGCAAGGACCGGAGATTATCTAACGCCAAGAAATGCATTTGGGCCGGATTTCCATACGTCTAAACCTCCTGTGCTTTACTGGCTGAACGCTTTTTCAGGAAAGATCTTTGGATTTAATGCGTTTGCAATGAAGCTTCCGTCTGCGATTTTGTGTTTTCTCTGTGTTTTAGCTGTTCTTTTTTTTGCTGACAGATATTTTAATTATTATACGGCTTTTTTTTCGGCATTGATTTTAACTTTTACTCAGCAATATCTTTATCATGCTAGAAGCGCAGTGACTGATGGGCCGTTTGCCGTATTTTTTTCTTTGACGCTAATTTTTTTCTGGATGGCCCGGTCAGAAAAGAAAAATATATATTTTTATCTTATGGGATTTTGTGCAGGGTTAGCAGTTATGACCCGCCAGATTCCGGGTTTATTTGTTTTTGCGGTAATAATTTTAGCTATTTTACTGTTAAAAGAATTTAAGATACTTTTAAATCCTCATTTTTACTTTGGTTTAATGTTGGCGGTTGCAGTAATAGCTCCTTGGCATATCATAATGTATTTAAAGTACAAAAAAGCTTTCTTGGACCAGTATTTAAGCGTTGCTTTAATGACCGGCATAAAAGGATATCCTGCGACTTATTCGGGCAATCCTTCGTTAAATCCTTGGTATGCTTATTTTGAGATTTTAGTTTCAAACTACTGGCCTTGGCTTCCGTTTTTAATTATTGGAATATATAAATGGATTAAAAGTTTTTCAAGTATAGACATAGAATCAAGGAAAAAAATAATCTTTGTTCTTTTGTGGGCGTTTGTTCCTTTTTTGATGTTTCAAGCGGCTAAAGTTAAACAGTATCACTATATTGTGCCGCTTTATGTCCCTTTTGCTTTAATAAGCGCAGCAGCTTTTGAGGGTTTTAAGTTTAATATTAAAATAAAATCAGCTTTTTGGCTGATAATAATTACAACTCTTTTGAGTGTTTCTTATTTATTTTATCCTATTATTCCCAAGACGCTTGATTCCAGAGAATATTTGAAGAACATGCAGTTCTTGGAAGAAGCTAAAAGAATTGACGGAGATATTATAGCGCTAAACAAATGGTTTTCGTATTACAATAACTTTTTGTGGTTTTATGCTGATAAAAGACTGGTCAAAAACACCCCTGAAGAAATAGTTGATAAAATTAAGTCCCAAAACAAATATAATTTTGTTATGTCAAAAGAAATGTTTAAAAAAATGCATCCGCTATTTTTGAACAAACCTCTAAATATCATAAAAGAAACAGAAGAAACAGTTTTATTTTCTGTTAATTGA
- a CDS encoding HD domain-containing protein, protein MKDIHNYSGITLEKVKKNQLANNFITAANEYLGAVGYTEHGFRHVSLVASVAHNTLTHLNFPEPLPELAGIAGYLHDIGNVVNRQDHGQSAALIAMKILSQMGATADEIAMIISAIGNHEEEIGEPVNPIAAALILADKSDVHKTRVRNPSMIGADIHDRVNYAAERSFLKVDGRKKVITLDLTIDTKISQVMEYFEIFMSRMIMCRRAAKFLGCNFELIVNERKLL, encoded by the coding sequence ATGAAAGATATTCATAATTATTCTGGTATAACCCTTGAAAAAGTAAAGAAAAATCAGCTGGCAAATAATTTTATCACGGCAGCTAATGAGTATCTTGGCGCCGTGGGCTATACTGAACACGGCTTTAGGCATGTCAGCCTTGTTGCTTCGGTTGCGCATAATACCCTTACTCATTTGAACTTTCCTGAACCTTTACCGGAACTTGCCGGAATTGCGGGATATTTGCACGATATCGGAAACGTTGTTAATAGGCAGGACCATGGCCAGTCGGCAGCATTAATAGCGATGAAAATCCTAAGCCAGATGGGCGCGACTGCCGATGAAATCGCGATGATAATTTCTGCTATAGGAAACCATGAGGAAGAAATCGGCGAGCCGGTAAATCCTATAGCTGCAGCACTGATTTTAGCCGATAAATCAGATGTGCACAAAACTCGTGTAAGAAACCCCAGCATGATAGGGGCAGACATACACGACAGGGTAAATTATGCTGCGGAACGATCTTTTTTAAAAGTTGACGGAAGAAAAAAAGTTATAACTTTGGATTTGACCATAGACACAAAGATTTCACAAGTAATGGAATATTTTGAGATATTTATGTCGCGCATGATTATGTGCCGGCGCGCGGCAAAATTTTTGGGCTGCAATTTTGAATTAATAGTTAACGAAAGGAAGCTGCTATAA
- the yajC gene encoding preprotein translocase subunit YajC: MSKISLKSSLFLVFSLASNLHAADPQQANAISSFMPLVVIFVIFYFFLIRPQQKKAKDHQKMINELQKDDKVITAGGMFGVVSSVKGEIVEVKIAENVKVQISKGSISVVLPPEGQNQVVTPEIVK; this comes from the coding sequence ATGAGCAAAATTAGTTTAAAATCCTCATTGTTTTTAGTTTTTTCGCTTGCATCAAATCTTCATGCTGCTGATCCGCAACAGGCAAATGCTATAAGCAGTTTTATGCCGCTTGTCGTCATCTTTGTCATTTTCTACTTTTTTCTTATCAGACCGCAGCAGAAAAAAGCAAAAGATCACCAGAAAATGATCAATGAACTGCAAAAAGACGATAAAGTTATTACTGCCGGCGGGATGTTCGGCGTGGTTTCATCGGTAAAAGGTGAAATAGTTGAAGTTAAAATCGCCGAAAATGTAAAAGTTCAGATCTCTAAGGGGTCTATCAGCGTGGTTTTGCCTCCTGAAGGACAAAATCAAGTTGTAACACCCGAAATAGTCAAGTAA